The following are encoded together in the Cervus elaphus chromosome 23, mCerEla1.1, whole genome shotgun sequence genome:
- the LOC122681823 gene encoding translation initiation factor IF-2-like, translated as MFTRGSTDPSQFQLKYLRVTVRPHHNCRTTTTRQTQLKLARETRLPGTETCRGGGGRGSGSPLPRNLAGPRSFHESPSLVDRSPSRAVPARSCPHAPRRPSPGARRPANHTRSTQPSGLQGAGAERPRAFPEPAPSRAGAGSAARPPTPGPRMAASASPGPPPCPCPGEARRAQPPPAPRSGKGENELTSERSRRRRLRAGGPGGPSRSRRSGGGYRSALRPIVSLPRGSRQSRAREPGSSPARHLLPPLWKRPPASQSGSPGTPPPSRRPRPPHGPPPTVAAAAAAAAILARPGRPLPGGTCAPLPRVPAGRGGALPGPQGAGAAPREGAAPGTPREGERQRGPRRDWRARTWSGASSNCTKTTGFSWCPLAGRGMAETRGEVSRAVAESHGLCSQIASCFVSGSTTHQLSELGHFNFLYASVSLSVKWHFNTCFIGLLAGSKCIVLILR; from the exons ATGTTCACCCGTGGATCCACAGATCCCTcacaatttcaattaaaataccTACGAGTAACCGTTCGCCCGCATCACAACTGCCGCACCACCACCACCCGGCA GACGCAACTGAAACTTGCAAGGGAGACACGTCTCCCGGGGACCGAAACTtgccgggggggaggggggagaggcaGCGGGTCTCCCCTCCCCCGGAATCTGGCCGGCCCCCGCTCCTTCCACGAGTCCCCTTCACTGGTCGACAGGTCCCCCTCCCGCGCCGTCCCAGCCAGATCCTGCCCGCACGCCCCCCGGCGCCCCTCGCCCGGCGCCCGCCGACCTGCCAATCACACCCGCAGCACCCAGCCGTCGGGGCTCCAGGGGGCGGGGGCCGAGCGGCCGCGCGCGTTTCCGGAGCCGGCCCCCTCGAGGGCGGGGGCCGGGAGCGCCGCTCGTCCACCTACCCCGGGGCCGCGAATGGCGGCGTCCGCCTCCCCGGGGCCACCTCCGTGTCCGTGCCCGGGGGAAGCCCGCCGAGCTCAGCCGCCACCAGCCCCTCGCAGTGGGAAAGGGGAAAATGAACTTACCTCCGAACGGTCCCGTCGACGGAGGCTGAGGGCGGGGGGTCCCGGGGGGCCGAGCAGGTCCCGGCGCAGCGGCGGCGGCTACCGCAGTGCCCTCCGCCCCATTGTTTCCCTTCCGAGAGGATCCCGGCAAAGCCGAGCCCGGGAACCAGGAAGTTCCCCGGCGCGACACCTCCTGCCGCCGCTATGGAAACGGCCCCCCGCCTCCCAGAGCGGCTCGCCCGGGACCCCGCCTCCGAGCCGCCGGCCCCGCCCGCCTCACGGGCCGCCGCCAACCGTCGCCGCTGCGGCCGCAGCCGCCGCCATCTTGGCGCGGCCCGGGCGGCCCCTTCCCGGCGGCACGTGCGCGCCGCTCCCGCGTGTTCCCGCCGGCCGCGGGGGCGCGCTGCCAGGGCCGCAGGGTGCTGGCGCCGCTCCCCGGGAAGGAGCAGCCCCCGGGACCccgagggagggagagagacagagagggccCAGAAGGGACTGGAGAGCTAGGACCTGGAGCGGGGCTTCGAGTAATTGCACGAAAACGACAGGCTTCAGCTGGTGTCCACTGGCAGGTCGAGGAATGGCTGAGACCAGGGGTGAGGTCAGCAGAGCAGTGGCCGAGAGCCATGGGCTCTGCAGCCAGATTGCCTCGTGTTTCGTTTCTGGCTCTACAACCCACCAGCTGTCAGAGCTTGGACACTTTAATTTTCtgtatgcctcagtttctttatctgtaaagtggCATTTTAATACTTGCTTCATAGGGTTGTTAGCTGGAAGCAAGTGCATAGTATTGATACTTCGGTAA